From a single Nicotiana tomentosiformis chromosome 2, ASM39032v3, whole genome shotgun sequence genomic region:
- the LOC104110201 gene encoding probable prolyl 4-hydroxylase 6 — MDRQLFLLLLFSLCFLSIFPDLSRSTSLRFSGWHNDKKTKSSVLKLLTDRSSSSPTIDPTRVTQISWRPRAFVYRNFLTDEECDHFITLAKHKLEKSMVADNESGKSVESEVRTSSGMFFRKAQDQVVANVEARIAAWTFLPEENGESIQILHYEHGQKYEPHFDYFHDKVNQELGGHRVATVLMYLSDVEKGGETVFPNSEAKKTQAKGDDWSDCAKKGYAVKPRKGDALLFFSLHPDATTDPLSLHGSCPVIEGEKWSATKWIHVRSFETTSSVCKDQNPNCPQWATAGECEKNPLYMMGSEDSVGHCRKSCKVCS, encoded by the exons ATGGACCGtcaactttttcttcttcttttattttctctctgtttcctttccatttttcctGATCTGTCTCGTTCGACTTCTCTTCGATTTTCCGGTTGGCATAATGATAAAAAAAC AAAATCGTCGGTGCTGAAATTGCTGACTGACCGTTCGTCTTCGTCCCCTACAATTGATCCGACCCGGGTTACCCAAATCTCCTGGCGCCCAAG GGCTTTTGTATATAGGAACTTTTTGACAGATGAGGAATGTGATCATTTCATCACCCTG GCTAAACATAAGCTGGAGAAATCCATGGTGGCTGACAATGAATCAGGAAAAAGCGTTGAGAGTGAAGTTCGGACAAGCTCTGGCATGTTTTTTAGAAAGGCCCAG GATCAAGTAGTTGCTAATGTGGAGGCTAGGATAGCTGCCTGGACGTTTCTTCCTGAAG AGAATGGGGAATCTATTCAGATATTGCATTACGAACATGGCCAAAAATACGAGCCACATTTTGATTATTTTCATGACAAAGTCAATCAAGAGCTAGGCGGTCATCGGGTGGCTACTGTTCTTATGTATTTATCTGATGTTGAGAAGGGTGGGGAAACAGTTTTTCCTAATTCAGAG GCAAAAAAAACTCAGGCAAAGGGTGATGACTGGTCTGATTGTGCTAAAAAAGGATATGCAG TAAAACCTAGGAAGGGTGATGCATTGTTGTTTTTCAGCCTACATCCCGATGCAACAACTGATCCTCTAAGCTTGCATGGAAGCTGCCCTGTTATTGAAGGTGAGAAGTGGTCTGCTACAAAGTGGATTCATGTGAGATCCTTTGAGACAACATCAAGTGTTTGTAAGGATCAGAATCCGAACTGCCCCCAGTGGGCTACTGCTGGTGAATGTGAAAAGAATCCTCTATACATGATGGGTTCTGAAGATTCTGTAGGTCATTGTAGGAAGAGCTGCAAGGTTTGCTCCTGA